In the genome of Vicia villosa cultivar HV-30 ecotype Madison, WI linkage group LG7, Vvil1.0, whole genome shotgun sequence, one region contains:
- the LOC131616405 gene encoding protein BIG GRAIN 1-like B, with translation MEKWNKPSRDHRKQHQRENPSFSSSLLDVIYRSIDEGHHKTEEKQEKLIFYKESTSSSSSSTMRKMKSVVEAEKPNFRKTRKVENLNGRNSLTEYERSTRSNSNTLSMHSSSSSSESSSAGGFSSSDSESFYGLQKPKPIRTSVSEKPNIDSHNHFVQTQNPKNENGFGKTKSKALRILYGDLKKSKQPISPGARLASFLNSLFTSSGNSKKSKISSSSATKIATNSVLEAKSAQTSTCSSVSSFSRSCLSKTPSSRSGTKRSVRFCPVSVIVDEDCKPCGHKNLHEGEKSFVANSMYDVKKSSEELRLHVIQESRRVEELARDLLKNYQKKNEVDFDMKFEDEDEDDEDDDDGASCSSSDLFELDNLSVIGIERYREELPVYETTHFNSNRVIANGFIM, from the coding sequence ATGGAGAAATGGAATAAACCTTCAAGAGACCATAGAAAACAACACCAAAGAGAAAacccttctttctcttcatctCTCTTAGACGTAATCTATCGCTCCATCGACGAAGGCCATCACAAAACagaggaaaaacaagagaaactCATCTtctacaaagaatcaacatcatcatcatcatcatcaaccatgaggaagatgaagagtgTTGTTGAAGCTGAAAAACCAAACTTCAGAAAAACAAGAAAAGTTGAGAATTTGAATGGAAGAAACTCTTTGACAGAATATGAAAGATCAACAAGAAGCAATTCAAACACACTCTCCATGCATTcaagttcttcttcttctgaatcaAGTTCAGCTGGTGGATTCTCTTCATCAGATTCAGAATCTTTCTATGgtttgcaaaaaccaaaacccatTAGAACAAGTGTGTCTGAAAAACCAAACATTGATTCACATAACCATTTTGTTCAAACTCAAAATCCCAAAAATGAGAACGGTTTTGGAAAAACAAAGTCCAAAGCTTTAAGAATTCTATACGGAGATTTGAAGAAATCAAAGCAACCCATTTCACCTGGTGCAAGACTCGCAAGCTTTTTGAATTCACTTTTCACTTCTAGTGGAAATTCCAAGAAATCaaaaatatcatcatcatcagctACGAAAATAGCTACAAACTCTGTTTTGGAAGCTAAATCGGCACAAACTTCAACATGTTCATCGGTTTCATCTTTTTCAAGGTCTTGTTTGAGTAAAACTCCTTCATCAAGATCAGGTACTAAGAGATCAGTTAGATTTTGTCCTGTTAGTGTTATTGTTGATGAAGATTGTAAACCTTGTGGACACAAGAATTTGCATGAAGGTGAAAAGAGTTTCGTAGCTAATTCAATGTATGATGTGAAAAAAAGTAGTGAAGAGTTAAGGTTGCATGTGATACAAGAAAGTAGAAGGGTGGAAGAGTTAGCTAGAGATTTGTTGAAGAATtatcaaaagaaaaatgaagttgattttgatatgaaatttgaagatgaagatgaagatgatgaagatgatgatgatggtgcaaGTTGTTCAAGTTCTGATTTATTTGAATTGGATAATTTATCAGTGATTGGGATTGAGAGGTATAGAGAAGAATTACCAGTGTATGAAACTACTCATTTCAATTCCAATAGAGTTATTGCAAATGGGTTTATTATGTAA